Part of the Bacillus rossius redtenbacheri isolate Brsri chromosome 9 unlocalized genomic scaffold, Brsri_v3 Brsri_v3_scf9_2, whole genome shotgun sequence genome is shown below.
agggaggctcggcctctctcgcgccaggggtgacctcattacgctagactccaaacgggtgtgtctggaagagattttattgtcgctaaaatcctcatttaatgtttcaggaggaatgggtacggttcttctcttgtctactcaggtttccgcggctttgtctttaattgctgttcgggtcgcctgactcgggtgggccatggccaggggtgtgttccgttagcgggagcgtatactggcgggtgcaggtcgggctctggggtggtcgtcggccagacgacgtcaacacAACCGTTTGACTGGTTTCCTCGGGTTGGGAGTGGTAAGCAAATCCGTTGGGAATTCGAAAATTGTGGGAACTGCAGTGTTATTTAGCCATGTACCACCAAACTTCTCACTATCAAAGAACTCCTCTTTGAAAtgtttggaacatatttttgtcGCCGAAGTTGCTTTGAAATCTGTCGTCTTACTTTGATTTCCCACAACCTTCTAAGGCTTTTGTCCTTCGGAAAACTGAAAACGATTGAAATTGATAGATAAAACGTCAATTATAGCTCTCAAGTACCAAACACCAtagttcttttctttttttttttcctagcctaagttatttctaagtgtgtaggggagggtccaggttaggggaggacctaagtgtgtctcaggccgaagcctatacactctaccatgcgggttgttaaccatgcaggacaagggcgagtgcatcgtgtgctattggggtttactggccagccatggctgcgattggcgccatgactgatgccccattggtcgcctagcttaaagctagctaatgtgacccaggtaaaacctgcatagacacagggaaaaccctgggacgGTTCATGTGgtgatcaaataacatgcattaagcaagcaggtaactactggacaagaggaagaagggtccaggtaagaagagttggaggggctgaaaaatcaaccatgctggagttgggtgcttgggccttgcggcccgcatttaaaggttgggaactcctgggttattattaaccaggggcgcatgcgcccccaggggcgggcgacttcactcgtcggcccagccacagctgcccaggcagccacagttaaaacagaagtgggcagacgagccagtaaaccggctcgaactgctgactctcggagcgaaaggcagcctgacattgcgccatcttcttcttccttcttccagtcaacagccaacgacctttcaagccagggtgggggtaagtcgttcaggcgaatgaagtatcttgcgagtcggactatcttgcgagtcggaccctcttgccccccaaattcccgggtcggttgaaggtcgcgccgcccaggctaccactggctccaacagggccccaacttgaaggcgccgccgtcttttccttcagaattccgatgctgttcagttccgttgcgcgcgcggcagtccacagctccgcaagttccagcccgcagttcgtctacacttcgctattaaggcacatcgagctcccatgcggtgccttcgccgacgaagctgctttctgccgcgcgccgagctacattcaggctacttttctccccgacagccgtgataacgactccacaggccggccagtgggccgcggactgctattggttattcacagccaccccagcgagattgcaactctcgagctgggctcccgtatccgccacccgcgggacgcggtcggtagcagttggcgctgctaggccgcccctagcacgcacacaaaacccacacgcactgccagccttcggttacccaatagggcgcagggaactcccagccaacagcccgcgagagagatgcgcacgccccgagagacgaccaccgacaaaCACCATAGTACTTTTAATGCTACTATTCATGTACTTAAATAAGCATATTAGCAGGCTTCCTTTATGATGCTTTGACTAGCATCCAAACGCACAGTAATAcagaaccattttcaaaaatgaGCACATAACACATATTTTCGCCTCGATGCGATATTTCAACTACAGTAATCATCCTCAACTGTATACTGAGCCAACCATGTTGAACACCCATTTGTGACATCACGCTCTCTCTACCCATATTACCTCTATGAGTAAGAACAGAGATCTCTGAGTGAAGCCCATATTATCATTATCTATGTAAATATAatctaatttaaataaacaaatattctattaaataaacactagtactttatttactctatgaaaTAAACATTCTTGCTTATCGCTTTTCATTTgaatctaacattttttttttttttaaatttctatgttaaaacgattttattttgttaaatagtTAGTGTCATTGACATAATAATGCAAATAACTAGGGTTTTCTTGTGTAGAATGTTACACAATTACAACAGTTACTTAAGAAGTAAATCACCATTGCTTTCCCACTGCTGTTGTAATAATGTTAGGGTTGTCGGTAGCCGGTCTGCTGCAATATTTTCTATGTTTTGTTCTGAAGAAAAAATACTATCTCAGAGAAACAATCCAATTTTGACATTGTATAGAGAAAAACGTTCACGAAAGACTGGAAAACAAGAGGTAATTTGTAAGTTTCTTGTTTTAATGTTTGGTTTATAAAAATACCTACTAGCTTTTGCCAGTGTCTTTGTGTGGCATGTATGAGTACAGACCCTTGCTTACTCTTCTGCAGGTTTACTTGGTGTTGATGATATGACTGCAATACATTTTTGGACACTAAATTAAATGCCTTATAATGCTAAACCAAAACTTGttaacccttatccggagacgtggggtctccgtgaccccagaaaaactttaacttgctgccgtctatgtgcagttcaaggcacttgcttgtggtaccatctacctttcgcttggatatcacatagtctcctcctgcagtgtcagatttgtttaTGCTGTCTGGCACTAGATATCAAGTCACAAAgataacttggggtcgtagtggcaccacgtcaccagttatgtttctatctcagaagtgatCAAATGGCTTCTACACGAACATGTGTACGTGTGGGCGATCCATATGACGAAACTATTTAtaagtggttgaaagatatttttagtgacttaagtgatcaaagtgtgtgtggaaaagcaaaTGTGTGATGATTGCAGAGCTAACATGTGCAAATACTGTACTACAGAGtgacttttcgtacaaatttaattttttcaaacaatgttcgactaatatatttttttaaaaatgccattttcaaaatatatatgtttgcatgtgctttctagttagctagattatatattttgttgtggtttaagcattggttatgcaaggaaaatatttgggggggaaaaaagtagtttctttttttgggaaaatttatctgttgcagattttatgaaaaagtcttattattcgtagaagttttctagattttgttttgtcactataCCTATATTGAATACCAAATaaacttttaggctaccatctgcttattttttttaaaaaagcaattattacaaataggcatttttagatttatttgagcaagcaccattggaaaaaattgtattttataattggtaaataattatttactaatttatttttaattaaattaataagtataaaaaatgcattaaataattttacatggaacaaaaataatttctaatcagttaatttctacaaaacattttggggtctgagggacaccacgtcaccagatatgtcaaatattttcacgtcaCCGGCTAAGGGTTAAATCTGTGCACTCATTGCTTGTCAGCAGGCACTTATCAACAAAATTTATACTAGTTTCTGGGAAATTTAAATTTACAGGTTACATTTGGGTAGACTACGTAGGGATGCCGCCTTCGCCATTTTCTGCTTTATTACCGTAGATGTGACTTTTTGAGAGATTGACCTGATTAACGTCACTGCCCTACtatttacttgatactagctgccacttgatcctgtggttcgcCAGAGATCCTTAGTAATACAGCGTAGCCAAGCCTGTTTTATAAAAGAAAGGGATGTTCAATGTCAGTAAGCTACGGCTGgagccaagactgttttccactCTAATTTGGTTTTACATGCTATTTATTCACAATGGAATTATTGGCCCCGGCCATAACGTACATACTGACATTAATCATCCTTATCTTTTAGAAAACAATCTTGGCTACATTGTATTTCTAAGGATCTTTGAATTTGatatgctgttttcagggtaaataaagATAAGTTTGTAGTgttcaaaaatacatttaaaattttatctttttttttacggaaaagccgAAACCCTTACAATTTACTGTATGGGTAGCcaatttattaatatgtacatgaGCTATCTTAGTACAAAATTTCATCTATATCAGTAATAATGATGTGATTCAGTGACAAACATCCTTACTTTACATTTTACTACCCTACCCTACCCTATAATGtgtaaatttagtttatttatacttaattatgtatgaaaaaatttacactttaaattcaattttatttaaatttccacTGAAcacttttaaatttgttattggaAAGCTGTTGGCTGTACAACCCACCCAGAACTGCTTTAATTGgatccaatttttttgtttttcttaagaAACTTGGCTGTGGATGCAATAGCTGGTTGTCCACAAGTGTCAAGAGTTGTAAACTAGTTTCATTAAAGCGCTGGCAACTGTAGAAAAAGTGTGGGTATTGCCAGTGTTGCTTGACGATCATTAAAATAATGGTTTTTGAATTTCCTATAGATTCGATAAATTTCAATAATCgggcaaaaatgttttaaaagggTTTTAGAAacctagaaacatttttttttctcttaacctACTCCACAACAATACTTCAGTACGCTGTATATTTAAGTATacaggaaaaatttataaaaaaacttaatgattGATAACAGAGGGAGAATATTTTCCTTCCCCAGTGGTATGTTATATTGGATAATGCAAGTTGAGCTGTTAAAATGCCTCTAATGCTGTACCACACAGGAAGTTATGCATGTTGAGAATATTTTTGATGTTTTTGTTGTAAGTTTCTAAactcagaaattaatttttttccaagtccTCTCTTGAAGAAAcacctgtatccgccactggctACCACATACTACAATGTAATTACTGTGCTGCATTATCCATTTGGTTGAAGGTTGAAAGTGACTCTGACGACGAAGAAGCACCGGAAGGCAGCGAGAGTGTTGACGAAGGGGACGACAAGATCAGTAAAGTGATATCCACCACGCTGAGCTCCCTGAGGGTTGACCTGGTGGTGAAGGCAGGCCTGGGCATCGCCAGGAAGTAAGTCCAACGTTGCGTGCAtgggcgtgtttttttttttgcacgagcTACGGCAGAAATGATTTTCCTCTCCAATTTTGAGGTGGCACCGTACAGTTTTTGAGGAAATATATTGCGTGttaactcttaaaaaaaattaaaatgttgggggaaataatttttctttgctgTAAGTTGCTGAGCTTAATTTTACTTGGGAAGGCATGTGCCGGAGCTCTTGTAGAACCATCGCAGCGCTGTGACCATTCAGCAATTGAAGGTTCTACGCAGAGCTTACTGTATAACAGTACACTGCCTATTTACTAGgtctgtgcgaagcttcgactaagcgaatCAGTCGAAGCTGTTTTCAGTATTTAatttgacttcgccaggaaatttgctattcattttatttgaagcttcagttgtgatgcaaagctttgcgTCTGACGTGAAACTTCACGTTTGTTGCACAGGTTTAAAACTCTGAAAGCCTACAATTCggtcataaaaatatttagttttttttttgtgttgtatatactttgcttgaataaagttggttacttaaaaaaaaaacctcaatatTAATGTATTATGGCAtggctatttttttaaatttatttttattgaaaataaatttgtatggAAAATTGAAAGAAACCAAAATAACAGTGAAATTAAGTCGTACACCTCTAAATACAGAAATGGAAGTCAGTATACAGCCAAACACCAAAATGGAAGTCAGTACACCACTATTAAGCTATAAAAATGTAGAATTCATTTCATATATCTttagtttggtttttatttaaaaacctggaattttatgtactaaataaaaagtaattaattatttctatatggtttttttaaaagtaaataaaagcagtctGTTGATACCATACTTGTTAAAGTTGGAACGAAGAAATAAAAGGCTTTCTACAAACTTCTGACGACTGTTTTATTTCAGACATCGTAACCACGTTGTAAAACCTGCCGCCatcttttcacacacacacaagacAAAAAAATGCTAGAACAATATTGCCAACTGTCAAAACACAATTTCCAGACTTAcattaatataacaaaattgcTCTATCTAACACTCTCCCTCAATTTTGCAATATCTAGCCCCTCAATGCATTTGAATAATTTACTGTGAGGTAGAGCTTTGGTCAAACAATCTGCATATTGCTGAGAGGTTTCAACATAGCATAATCTCAAAATTTTCTTCTCCATCACCAGATCTTTTACAAAATGGAACTTTACAGAAATGTGCTTTGATCTCTTGGTCTCAAAGGTGTTGCACATTTTGATACAGGACTGATTGTCTTCATAAATCACAATACCCATTTCTGGGAGGTGAAGAATTTCTCTCATGAGATTTCGAACATACAAACATTCACTGGCTGAGTTTGCAAGGGCAACATATTCAGCCTCAGTGCTAGAGAGGCTCACACAATTTTGCTTCTTGCTCCTCCAAGAAACATTATTACCAAAAACCTTAACAAAAAAACCAGATATACTCTTACGGTCACAAGTGTCATTAGCAAAATCTGCATCAACATAGGATTCTATAATATCACTATCATCACATGTGTAATAACAAAGACAGTAATCTTTAGTTTTGCTAATGTATCTCAGTACATTCTTTAGATGCCTAAAGTGAGTCTCATTATAACAATTTTGAAACTTACCAAAATAAGTGATGACAAAACATATGTCTGGTCGACTTCCTAACATAACGTACATGAGGGAGCCTAGTAACTCTTTATATGGTAGTTCTACTTTACATTCATCTGCTGGATTTAAATTCAACTTGGGTTCCATGGGGATGTTTGAGGTTTTACTATTGTGCATATCAAATCTGTGTAAAATTTTGTCAATTAGTTTCTTTTGACTTATTTGGATCAGACCCCTTTCAACAATTATTTCCAaacccaaaaaattaaaaaaccctGTGTTGTTATGCATCTCTCTCATTTCAAATTCTTTCTTTAAATCCTCTTTGAGATGGCTTATTTTTACTTTACTGTCAGAAAGAATCAACAGATCATCCACATATACAATGACAAACAAATCATCTTGCATAAAGATGCATGGATCTACAACATTCCTTTTAAAACCCAAATATATTAGTACATCTTTCAACCTATTGTACCAACATTGTGAGGACTCTTTGAGACCATACAGAGATTTCAACAACTTACATACAAGGTTCCCATCTTGGTCCTCCATCTTCACAGTAACACCCTCTGGAATCTTCATATAAACTGGTTGTTTTAACTCACCATATAAAAATGCACACTTAACATCCAGTTGATCGATGCACCATTCTTTCTGGACTGCCGTGGAGAGTAGACACCTCAGAGATGTCAGGCGAGCAACTGGTGTATAAACTTCTTCTTCAGGCTTCGATTGTTGGAAACATCCTCTTGCAACAAGTCTTGCCTTCTTTATCTTCTCACCTAAAATCTCCTTTTCCGTAAAAACCCATTTCGAGTCAATGATGTTGTCTCCTGATTGTTCCGGAACCAATTCCCACACATTATTTTTCTTTAGGGTGTTGAGTTCCTCATCTATGGCTGCTTGCCATCCGGATTCCAATGCATCTTGAAATGTGTTAGGTAGTTCTGATGGTAGGAGTCCTGTTGACAATGCAGTTATCAAACTCGTATCAAAATCTTGCAACCTTTCTGGAGGTCTTACTTTTCGATGGCTCTTTCTTGGTACATTGACGTGAATAAAATTTTCATCTTCTTCAGGAAATCCAAAAAAATCATCCTCAGGTTCTTCTTCAAAAGTTGGATTGTCCTCGTCATTGTTTTGTCCAGAATAGTCAAGAATGGGCACTCTTGACGACTGGGGTTGACTCATCACATGGTTAGGTTCCTGAACTTCCCTAAATTTAACACTACATGCTGTAATGATTCTACCCTTACTCTCATCCCACAATCTATAACCATTACTTGTGTAACCCATCATTATTAATGGCCTTGATCGCGGGTCAAGTTTACCCTTGACTTCTTCCTTTGGAACATGGGCATAGGCTACTGACCCAAATACTCTTATCCTGCTCAGATCATTGTAGCCGTACCAAATATCTGCAGGACATCCCTCTTTCAAAGTTGACGTGGGTGTTCTGTTCAGTGTGTATGTTGCTGCATAAATGGATTCTCCCcaaaatttcttttcaaccttggAATCCAATAACATGCATCTGGCAGAATCTAATAATGTTCTGTTAAAACGTTCACTCACGCCATTCAGCTCAGGATTTCTAGGCACTGTATATTCTACTTGGATACCCTTCAATTTGCAAAAGTCAGTAAACTGCCCAGAGCTATATTCACCTCCATTGTCACAACGAAGCCTTGATATTCTGGATTCAAATCTAGCTGACACCATTGCCTCATACTCCCTGAATTTTTCAAGAACTTCTGACTTATGAGAGAGCAGATAAACCATGGAAAAATGGGAAAAATGATCTATGAATGTCACAATGTATCTTTTAGAGTCATAAGTCGGGGGACAGATTGGTCCAATTACATCTGAAGAAACAACTTCAAGAATTCTGCTGGGTTTCTTCTCTGGAGGTAGGCTTTTGAAGCTTTTCCTAGTTTGTTTACCCTTAATACAAATCTCACAAAAACTTTTCGAGGGAAAGTAGGATGAATGAGACATTCTTCTGTGCACAATATCTGCATTATTGGTCAACAATACAACATTCCCATCGATTTTGAATTTGATCACGTAGAGATTGCCAATCAAACTTCCAGACACCACAACATCAGAGTccttattcaatatttttacttcTGCATTTTCGAATAGTACTCTAAATCCATTTTCCTCAATTCTTTTAACTGACAGCAAGTTATATTCTAAGTTATCACATACCAGAACGTCCTTTATAGTGACAGGCTTACCTTTATGAGTAGCCAGTTGTAGGGTCCCACTTTTCAGTGCTTTGAGATGAGTACCACTTTTAGCCACTGCTATGTTTAAATTCACTTCCTGTGTATCCTTTAAAAGCTCTTCGTGTTTCTTGTTTATCAAATGATTAGTAGCACCAGAGTCCACAATGAAAGAGATTGCTGAACTGTCCGACATGAGACACTGACTCTGTACTTTTTTCTCATGTTCATTAGCTGTCACAAAAGTCACTTCACCATTATTTTCACGCACCTTATGATTACCCTTAAAGTAACCGCTTTGTTTTCCCCCAGTAAATCTACACTGACTTTTCTTATGACCTTTGCGTCCACAATTGTAGCAATTAAATTTGAATGGCACTTTACCTTGGTTTCTGAAACTATCACCATTTGTGTCCATATCCTTCCGCGTGTTCCTACCGAATGTTTTCTTTGAGTTAAATGCCACCACTTTCTCTTCACTGTTTACCTTTTCCTTTTTACGTAATTCTTCCTGGAGTAGAGCATTCTTCACATAATTTAAGTTAACATCTTCCGGATTCTTACTAAAAACAATGTCAATGGCACGAGTCACAGCGTCGTAGGTTTCCGGCATAAAAGAGAGTAGGAGAGTCATGACTTCAGCATCCGACACATTACCACCCGAGCTTTTAATCTCGTTTACcgtattttcaaatgtattgatAAAGTCTTTCAAGCTTCCTGACTTGAACTGAAATGTTCTTAGTTTTCTCTGTAGATCGACTTGTCGGCTTATTCCTTTCTTGATGTAGGTGGAATCCAACGTATCCATTATTTCCTTGGCTGTGGATTTATCCATAACTGACTCCAACACATTGTCCGCCAAACACTGTGTAATGATATTCCTCGCCTTCACATCGTTCAACTTAAAGACGTCCAAATCTTTACCTTCTGCAGGTGGTTTCTGTGTGAGAACTTCTACTACACGGGATTGCTCCAGTACCAGCTTGATCCTGTGTTTCCAGAAGGTGTAGCCTGTCCCTTCAAACGGCTTTATGTTTCCAGTCTGTTGTAACGGCGTCGCCATTGTGCCGATAACTTCTTACAAGCCTCTTTGACACCGTGTTCCGTTTCTGATAGTTGTAGCTATCGTTTCTTAAGCCAATAcagggcccataacctgttaaagTTGGAACGAAGAAATAAAAGGCTTTCTACAAACTTCTGACGACTGTTTTATTTCAGACATCGTAACCACGTTGTAAAACCTGCCGCCatcttttcacacacacacaagacAAAAAAATGCTAGAACAATATTGCCAACTGTCAAAACACAATTTCCAGACTTAcattaatataacaaaattgcTCTATCTAACAATACTGACATGGGTAAAGGCATACAGAGAAACATAACAAGGAAATGTGTATAAGTATAATGATTTTGGCCTTTTAACATTGTATACTGATTTTTTGATTATTGCATGTTTTATTTGCAGGTTTTTTGTTGATCTCTCTCTCTCAGCAGTATATGTATTATTGttttatgtaagttttttttgtgtcttaCCACAAATTGTTGATGCAATGTATCACTGTAATATATTGTtctttataatacatattatgtatttaattataaaatttttaatttttaatgacaacATACACAAAATCCACTATTTGTAATGATGAAATTAGCTTTTgtataacaccataaaatattGGCTCTGTATATAGGGCCCAATTTGTTAATCACTTGATCtgttaaaacattacaaatgtaaaaaaaaaaacacttttttttctttacttatgtgttgtattttgtaaaataagtgtaatagaGCTTTGTTGAGAGCAATATTCACAGTTTTATTAGTCTTCACAGATAATTTAAACATACTATTTGATATTTGCTTTGCAGCAAAAAAACAAATAGTATTCCCAAAGGCCTAGGAGTTACCCAATATCAAACATTCTAGTTTACAACCTGAGTGTAAACTTCATAGTTTACCTGAGTAGGTACTAATGGCTGCA
Proteins encoded:
- the LOC134542980 gene encoding mitochondrial transcription rescue factor 1 isoform X1; this encodes MQITRVFLCRMLHNYNSYLRSKSPLLSHCCCNNVRVVGSRSAAIFSMFCSEEKILSQRNNPILTLYREKRSRKTGKQEVESDSDDEEAPEGSESVDEGDDKISKVISTTLSSLRVDLVVKAGLGIARNKVEALFYESSIRVNGEKLLKKSYQTSGNPAHSTRGDPGSKQNFSASGKRGERSSNLCQVGDEVDVVRGPSPDNPAFLVVSRAEVLSATGKGDKLAVKLRRYKSLVIDNYSEPWKSFQQTE
- the LOC134542980 gene encoding mitochondrial transcription rescue factor 1 isoform X2 is translated as MQITRVFLCRMLHNYNSYLRSKSPLLSHCCCNNVRVVGSRSAAIFSMFCSEEKILSQRNNPILTLYREKRSRKTGKQEVESDSDDEEAPEGSESVDEGDDKISKVISTTLSSLRVDLVVKAGLGIARNKVEALFYESSIRVNGEKLLKKSYQCQVGDEVDVVRGPSPDNPAFLVVSRAEVLSATGKGDKLAVKLRRYKSLVIDNYSEPWKSFQQTE